In a single window of the Candidatus Celerinatantimonas neptuna genome:
- the mutM gene encoding Formamidopyrimidine-DNA glycosylase: MPELPEVETSRRGIEPYLLGVQVCHVNVRQPKLRWPVPDVISHMQGQVVQAVRRRAKYLLLETNAGVCIIHLGMSGSLRVVDESVSVQKHDHVDWCLENGNILRLTDPRRFGAVLWWELPLDSHPLLGKLGPEPLSDQFSGSRLYQCSRGRTLAVKQLIMDNAVVVGVGNIYANEALFRAGLHPKLAAGKIGLARYEKLASSIRAVLAAAIEQGGTTLRDFSSVDGKPGYFKQELAVYGRDGQPCQTCGTLLQSCRLGQRNTFFCPHCQPKR; the protein is encoded by the coding sequence ATGCCTGAATTACCTGAAGTAGAAACCAGTCGCCGCGGTATTGAACCTTATTTGCTCGGGGTGCAGGTCTGTCATGTAAATGTTCGCCAACCCAAACTGCGCTGGCCTGTTCCTGATGTGATATCTCATATGCAAGGGCAAGTGGTTCAAGCGGTTCGCCGCCGGGCTAAATATCTATTGTTAGAAACTAACGCGGGTGTTTGTATTATCCACTTGGGCATGTCAGGTAGTTTACGTGTTGTGGATGAATCTGTATCGGTTCAGAAACATGACCATGTCGATTGGTGTCTTGAAAATGGAAATATCCTCCGTTTAACCGATCCCAGGCGGTTTGGAGCGGTTTTATGGTGGGAGTTACCTCTGGATAGTCATCCCCTGCTTGGTAAATTGGGCCCTGAGCCGTTAAGTGATCAGTTTTCAGGATCACGACTTTATCAGTGCTCCAGAGGACGTACGTTAGCTGTGAAGCAATTGATCATGGATAATGCGGTTGTGGTTGGGGTTGGAAATATCTATGCCAACGAAGCTTTATTCAGAGCGGGATTACATCCGAAGCTGGCTGCCGGGAAAATTGGTCTGGCCCGTTATGAGAAGTTAGCATCAAGTATCAGGGCTGTTTTGGCGGCCGCGATTGAGCAGGGCGGAACGACATTGCGTGATTTTTCAAGTGTCGATGGTAAGCCCGGGTATTTTAAACAGGAACTGGCGGTTTATGGGCGTGATGGTCAGCCGTGTCAAACCTGTGGAACGCTGTTGCAAAGTTGTCGTTTAGGGCAGCGTAATACGTTTTTTTGCCCCCATTGTCAGCCTAAGCGCTAG
- the rfaQ gene encoding Lipopolysaccharide core heptosyltransferase RfaQ has product MQPSFSTISSICIVRLSAIGDVCNASTIISRIRQTWPDASITWICGAAEFQLLQLIPDLNLICFDKKAGFKAYRKVWKALNKQRFDVLLHLQASFRASILTTRLHARRRIGYHRSRAYELQWLFTNEQTIQPHGLHVVDNYQAFADTLGCKSAPVSWPFILPDSAKASALKLVSELGKPFIAICPAASKGYKNWYVDGYIKVIQAIQYSQYPVILVGSPAKIERQLASAIEAGLNTPAVNLVGETSLPELMAILQQAELLITPDTGPAHMAAAMHTPVVGLYAHHNPLRVGPYGYVELAVSHWDKLIRQQTGKSPEQLPWRCRVKDDHAMQSIQPEEVLAQIAKVLKLKAL; this is encoded by the coding sequence ATGCAACCCAGTTTTTCAACCATTTCATCAATTTGTATCGTACGCCTTTCGGCCATCGGTGATGTCTGTAACGCGTCAACCATCATCAGCAGAATACGCCAAACATGGCCTGATGCATCAATTACATGGATTTGCGGCGCAGCTGAATTTCAACTTCTTCAACTCATTCCCGATCTAAATCTCATCTGCTTTGATAAAAAAGCCGGATTCAAAGCCTACCGAAAAGTTTGGAAGGCTCTGAACAAACAGCGTTTTGATGTACTACTTCATCTTCAGGCGTCATTTCGGGCCAGTATTCTGACCACAAGATTACATGCCCGGCGGCGCATCGGTTATCATCGCAGCCGGGCCTATGAACTGCAATGGCTATTTACCAACGAACAAACCATTCAACCGCACGGATTACATGTTGTCGATAACTACCAAGCTTTTGCCGATACACTTGGCTGCAAAAGCGCCCCGGTTAGCTGGCCGTTCATACTTCCTGATTCCGCAAAAGCCAGCGCATTAAAGCTTGTCAGTGAGCTGGGAAAACCTTTTATAGCCATTTGTCCGGCAGCCAGCAAAGGCTATAAAAACTGGTATGTAGATGGTTATATTAAAGTCATTCAAGCCATTCAATACAGCCAATACCCGGTCATTTTAGTCGGAAGTCCGGCTAAAATAGAGCGTCAGCTTGCCAGTGCAATCGAAGCTGGGCTTAATACCCCCGCCGTCAATTTAGTCGGTGAAACATCACTTCCAGAGTTAATGGCTATCCTGCAACAAGCCGAATTGTTGATTACCCCGGATACCGGTCCGGCGCACATGGCAGCAGCCATGCATACCCCGGTTGTCGGGCTGTATGCGCACCATAATCCTCTGCGGGTCGGTCCGTATGGTTATGTTGAATTAGCAGTCAGTCACTGGGATAAGCTTATTCGCCAACAAACCGGAAAATCACCGGAACAACTGCCCTGGCGCTGCCGCGTAAAAGACGATCATGCCATGCAGTCCATTCAACCCGAAGAGGTCTTAGCTCAGATCGCCAAAGTCCTTAAACTCAAAGCGCTCTAG
- the coaD gene encoding Phosphopantetheine adenylyltransferase — protein MSNRVIYPGTFDPMTHGHSDLITRAAKLFDEVIVAIASNPTKSPLFDLDQRVSLAKSSVSQLDNVQVVGFSGLLVDFAREHQANILLRGLRAVSDFEYEFQLAHLNHRLYPALESVFLTPAEQYAFISSTIVKEVAMHHGDVSQFVSPTVEAALKAKFA, from the coding sequence ATGTCAAACAGAGTTATCTATCCTGGCACATTCGATCCGATGACTCACGGACATAGTGACTTAATCACCCGTGCCGCCAAATTATTTGACGAAGTTATCGTCGCCATCGCTTCAAACCCGACCAAAAGCCCTCTATTCGATCTGGACCAGAGAGTCTCTCTGGCTAAATCATCCGTTAGCCAGCTTGATAACGTACAGGTTGTTGGGTTTAGCGGATTGCTTGTCGATTTTGCAAGGGAACATCAGGCCAATATCCTCCTGCGGGGACTAAGAGCCGTTTCTGATTTTGAATATGAATTTCAACTGGCTCATTTGAATCATCGTCTCTACCCGGCCCTTGAAAGTGTCTTTCTGACACCTGCCGAGCAGTATGCTTTTATATCTTCAACCATTGTTAAAGAAGTCGCGATGCATCATGGGGACGTCAGTCAGTTTGTCTCACCAACCGTTGAAGCTGCGCTCAAAGCTAAATTCGCTTAA